The DNA window TGGCTTGCGCTGATCCATGCAATCGGAACTCCGTCTCCGCTGGGCCGGACGAGCCAGCCCCACAATGGCAATAGCCTGTCAGGAGTGCTCGGATTTGGCTATCGGAAAAGTCTGAATCGACGCGCATCTCCTTACGTCCGAGGCCCAACCTCCGCCCTGAACCACGCGGCAAACACCTCATCGCCCATCCACGCATTCTTCCGGTTCACCTTGAACATCACCGCCTCTACCTCCTCGGCCCGCGCCAGCCGCTCCGGGTCACCGCTGCAGCGAGCGGCATCCAGCTCGTGCTGCGCCTCGGCCAGGAAGCGGGACAGGCGGTCATCGATGGCCCATACCGCCATTTCGATGCGCGGCCGGCGCGTTGTGCGGGCCACGCTGACGCCGTGCAGAGCTAACTGTAGTCGCTCGATGTGCTCCGGGTAGTCCTTCAACTGTGAGCGCAGGCTGCGGGGGATGGGTGGAAGCGTGCTGCGCTTCTGAGGCGGGGCTGGTGCCCTGGGGTACCCGGGCAGCAGGCGGCGGAGGTAGGTTGTCACCATGCGCCCCACTCCTTTACCTCAACAGCGGACGGCACTTCCGGGTCCAGGAAGTGCGGCAGCGGGACGATGCGTTCGGTTGGGGCGGGCGTCTGCTGTTCCGCCGTTTCCAGGTCGAAGCGCACCTGCAGGTTCATCCAGAACCACGGCGAGGTGTTGAAGTAGTGGCCCAGGCGGATGGCGGTGTCGATGGTGATGGCAGCGGTGCCACGGGTGATGCTGACGATGCGGGTGTTGGAGACATGCAGGGCGTCGGCGAGTGCGCGGCGGGTGAGGCGATTGGGTTGCATGAAGTCTTCCAGCAGGATGGTGCCGGGGTGTAGCGGTGGTGTTGGAGTCATGGCGCTGTCTTCGATGTCGGGAACAGGTAGGGTCGATCGATAGACGACCGCCGATAAAGATTCCCGGTGCTGTAACGCATGACCTTTGAGCGATGAAGCGCCTCTACGTTCAGGGTCATGCCCCACAGCACGTATCACCGCTATCGGCGGTCGTCTGTCGAGCGACCCCACCGAAGCGGGCATGGCGCGAGAGTCGGCCATTTGCGTGTCCATACGCTTCAGTCGCGGCCGAAGCCGGGGCTGGCCCAGCCCTCTCTGCGCGCTCGCTGCACTTCGTCTTCCTCGCCATAAGGCGGTTCTTCCTGGCCGATGCAGATCTCGGCGGCCACATCATTCGATGCGTCGCTGATGACATTGCTCCACAGGGTGAGGTCCACCGTGTTCCGGTTCTCACTCAGCTCCACCACGCGTTCCATGAACATGCGGATGGCTTCTGCCGGCGCGTAGTGTTCCTGCCACACCGCGCCCTTGAAGCGGCAACGCAGATCGTCTTCCACCTTGGTGCGTACCCAGACCGGCTTTCTCATCGGCGCGCCCTCCGCTGGCGGCGCGGCCATGGATGGTGGCGGTACTCGCGCACCTGCGTGTAGTGCACTTCGCGCAGCACTTCGGTGGGGATATGCAGCATGCGGAAGCCCGGTGGAAAGACCGGTGTGGAGATGATCCGTTCGCCGTCGAACTCAACTCTGAACCACGTGCCCTTGCCCAGCCCCATGTAACGCAGCCAGCGGCCGCGCATCATCATGTATTCGACGCCGCCGAGGCCTTCGTCGTAAGGCGGTGGCGGTGTGGGCGGGGTGGCACCGCATGTGGCACAGCGCGGTGCGGGGGCTTCGAACGTCTCTTCGGGAATGTGCGACCTCTGCGACTGCATGGCAAACCTCCTGTGAGATGCGACCCCTGCCGGAATGGCAAGGGGTCGGGAGGTTAGAAACCGTCAGAACTTCAGAAAAACACCGGCGGGCGTATTTCCCTTTGCAGGGTCTTGTATTAGCCACCCTCCCGACGCTGGACACGAACAACTCCGACGCAGGACACCTTCTGAAGCTCTGAGGAGTTTCTACGCTCCGGGGGCCATCCTGCAGCACGCGCACTGCTAAAAAAACAGGCAATTGCGAAAGAATCGTGGCGGATTTTTGACGCGCTCGCAAATGGTGCGACGCAATTGGCGCGTTGTGGTTGTGGGAGGTTTGCGGGCTGTTGAGTTGCGTTCCAGTACTGGGTGTCGGTATTGCCCAGGTGCTGGTGAGCGAAAATTTGATTTGCGACGGATGTCCAAGCCACCAGTGTGGGTGGTCATCGAAAAATCGGGGCGAGTGCGTCACGGGATCACGCGGAGAGCGTGTTTCGGTCCGGGGTTCATGCGTTAAAGAACGCGGGTTGTTTCACGGCGATCGTCTGTCGACCGATCCCACCGGATCCACCAATCCCACCGGGTCCACACGCGGGTTGCCGGCGCGAGCAATTCCACGCCGGCAACCGTGCGGGCGAATCAGCCCTGGATGAACTTCAGCAGTTCGGCGTTGATGTCGTCGGCGTGCGTGGTGCACATGCCGTGCGGGTAGCCCTTGAACACCTTCAGCGTGCCGTGCTTGAGCAGCTTGATGCTCAGTTCGCTGGCGTCGGCAATCGGCACGATCTGGTCGTCGTCACCGTGCAGCAGCAGGGTCGGCACGTTGATCGCCTTCAGGTCTTCAGTGAAGTCGGTTTCCGAGAACGCCTTGATGCCCTCGTAGTGCGCCTGCGCGCTGCCGGTCATGCCCTGGCGCCACCAGTTGTCGATCACGCCCTGCGACACCTTGGCACCCTCACGGTTGAAGCCGTAGAACGGGCCGCTGGCCACGTCCACGTAGAACTGCGCGCGGTTTGCCGCCAGCGCCGAACGGAAGCCGTCGAACACCTCGATCGGCAGGCCGCCCGGGTTCTTGTCCGACTTCACCATGATCGGCGGCACCGCACTGATCAGCACCGCCTTGGCCACACGGCTCGCCGCAGCGCGCGCCGCGTAGCGTGCCACCTGGCCGCCACCGGTGGAGTGGCCGATATGCACCGCGTTCTTCAGGTCCAGGTGATCGAACACCGCCGTGGCATCGGCTACGTAGTGGTCCATGTCGTGGCCTTCGCTGCCCTGCGACGAGCGGCCATGACCGCGACGGTCATGCGCGATCACGCGGTAGCCCTTGCCCAGGAAGAACAGCATCTGGTTGTCCCAGTCGTCGCTGGACAGCGGCCAGCCATGATGGAACACGATCGGCTGGGCGTCCTTCGGGCCCCAGTCCTTGTAGAAGATTTCAACGCCGTCGGAAGTGGTGATGGTGCTCATGGAACAGTCTCCGGAAAGGGGGTTGGGAATTACCGGACCACAGTAAGCAATGCAGGGTTAAAACACCTTCATACCTGTGTATGACGTCGCGCTCATTCCAATGCCTGGGCCAGATAGCAGGACAGCGTGTCCGCATCGACCGGCTTGGCCAGGAACGCCAGCGCCCCACGCGCCATCACCCGCTCGCGGATCGCATCGGTGGGGAACGCACTCATGAAGATCATCGGGAACGTGCAACCACGCGCCAGCAGCTCCTGCTGCAGCACATCGCCATTCATCTGCGGCATCTGGATGTCGGTCAGCAGGCAGTCGGGGGGATCCTGCAAGGCCGCCAGAAACGCACTGGCAGAGGCGAAGGTACGCGCCTCATAGCCCAGCGAGCGCAGCAGGCTGGACAGCGACTGGCGCACGCCGTCGTCATCATCAACGATTGCAACACGGTACATCGGGTTCATCTGCTACATCCTGGGGCCACGGGCCGGCCTCGGCCGACGCTGCCTTTATGCCCCAGGGCGGCGGGCAGCGGAACCATACACAGGTTTGTAGCCGGGCGGTTCAGCGCCCCGTGACGTGCACGCCCAGGGCCTCGGCATGGCGCACCAGGTCGGCAAGCGAGCGCACGCCCATCTTGCGCATCACGTTGCCCCGATGGATCTTCACGGTGATCTCGCTCAGGTTCAGCACCCCGGCCACCTGCTTGTTCATCAGCCCGGCCACCACGTGCGCCATCACCTCCCGCTCGCGCGGGGTCAGGGTGGCGTAGCGGCTGTCCAGGCTGTCCCGCGCCGCGCTTTCCTGGCGGCGCTGCCGATCACGCTCGATGGCCGCGCTGACCGCATCCAGCATGTCCTGGTCGCGGAAGGGCTTGGACAGGAAGTCCACCGCCCCCGCTTTCATCGCCCGCACGGTCATCGGAATGTCGCCGTGCCCGGTCATGAACACGATGGGCAGGTGAATGCCCTGTGCCGCCAGCTGGTCCTGCAGATCCAGCCCGCTGATCCCCGGCAGGCGCACGTCCAGCACGATGCACCCGGGAAGATCCGGAAGCGCCGCCTGCAGCAGTTCGGCCGGTGAGCCCAGCACCTGCGTCTGCAGCCCGATGGAGCGCAGCAGGCTGTCCAGTGCGTCACGCACGGACGGGTCGTCGTCCACCACGACCGCGAGCGCGGGGTTGTTCATGCGGCATCTCCTGCAAGGCCGAGTACCAGCCGGAAGGTGGCTCCCTGCCCCGGCGCGCTGTGCACGGAAAGCTGGCCGCCGTGGGCTTCGGCGGTGGACCGGCAGATCGCCAGGCCCATGCCCATGCCATGCGGCTTGGTGGTGAAGAAGGGTTTGAACAGCGTCTCCAGGTGCGCTGCGTCGATGCCCGGGCCGTTATCGCGGATGCTGATGACCACCGCGCCCTGCTCGCCACGCTGCGCGTCCACGTGCAGCTCGCGCGCGTGCGGCTGCCCGGCCATGGCCTGGCTGGCGTTGATCATCAGGTTCACCAGCACCTGCTGCAGCTGTATGGCGTCACCGTGCACCGACGGCAGGCCGGAACCTACCTCCACGCGCAGCTGCACCGCGTCACGGTTCAGATCGTGCTGGACCAGGCGCACCGACTCATGGATCAGCGCCGGCACCGCCAGGGCTTCGCGCACCGTAGTGCTCTTGGCCAGGAACGCGCGCACGCGCTTGACGATTTCACTGGCGCGGCGTGCTTCGGCCACGCTGCGGGTGATGGCCGCATCCACTTCCTGCAGGTCGGGCTGTGCACGATGCAGCCAGCGCAGGCCGGCTTCACCATTGGTTACCACCGCCATCAGCGGCTGGTTCACTTCGTGCGCCAGGGTGGCGGTGAGTTCGCCCAGCGTGGCCACGCGCATGGCGTGCGCCAGCTCGGATTGCGCGCGCATGGCCGCGTCCTGGGCGCGCCGGCGCTCGGTGACGTCGGTATGGGTTTCCAGCACGCCGGTGATCCGCCCACGCGAATCGCGCTGCACCACCCAGCGGCTGTCCAGCACCCGCCACTCGCCTTCACGGGTGCGTTGCTCCAGCGTGCCTTCCCAGCTGCCCAGCGACAGCAGGGTCGATTCCACCGACTCGCGCGCCTGCGGGTAGCGGGTGGACAGCAAGGTGTCGGCCACGCAGCCGACGGCCTGCTCGGACGACCAACCGTACACCTGCTCGGCGGTGCGGTTCCAGAAAGTGATCACACCGAAGCGGTCACGCACGAAGATCATGTCGTGCGACAGATCCAGCAGCCGCGCCTGCGCGCCCAGGCGCTGCATCGCATTCTGGTGCTGCAGCGCGAGGATGGCGGTGATGCCGATGGCGGCCAGGCTGACCACGGCACGGAAGGTCTGCGCCCCGACGTGGTTCAGCCCGTGCGAATCGACGTAGGCCAGCACGGTCAGCACAATGCCGGCCAGCGCCGTGGTCATGATGTCGCCACGCCGGCCGGTGCGTGCCACCAGCAGCACGCTCACCACGTACAGCACGGCCACCGCCCCTTCCAGGGTGGAGAGCACGTCGATCAGGAAAATGCCCAGGGTGAGCAGCGCCGCTGCCACGCGGAACGCGGTGCGGCGGGGTTTGCCAAGGGCAACGGCAATTGCGGGGGATGTGGGGAACACGGTCCTTGCCTCCGGGCGGGCCAACCGCCACCCGTGCGGCAGTCGCAGGGCAGTATCCCTCGCGGGCGCGGCGGACTGATCCCTCCATCGGGTGATTCTCCGCTGCACCGGGCCGGGCCGATACACACTTTGGTATGAGGCGGAGAAACGATGGCGCAATGTTGCGCGGGGTCGCGGCTGACTAGTCTGGCGATGTCGGCGCTGCCTGCCAGCGCTCCCTCCCCCGCTTTCCCGGAGCCTACCCATGAACAGCCTCGCCAACACCCCCGATTCGCCACTTGCCCGCCAGCGCGCTGCGCTGAATACGCCCACCGACCTGGGGGCCAAGGCCACCAAGGACATCGCAGCCGCCCTGACCGTGCTGCTGGCCGACGTGTTCGCGCTGTACCTGAAGACCAAGAACTTCCATTGGCATCTGTCCGGCCCGCATTTCCGCGACTACCACCTGATGCTGGATGAACAGGGCGAGCAGATCTTCGCCACCACCGACGCCATCGCCGAACGTGCCCGCAAGGTCGGTGGCACCACGCTGCGCTCGATCGGCCAGATCCACCGCATCCAGCGCCTGCTGGACAACGATGCGGACTACGTGACCGCTGAGGACATGCTGGCCGAACTGGCCGACGACAACCGCCGCCTGACCGGCTTCCTGCGCGGCACCCACGGCGTGTGCAGCGAATACAACGACGTGGCCACCGCCAGCCTGATCGAGAACTGGATCGACGAAGCCGAGCGTCGCAGCTGGTTCCTGTTTGAAACCACCCGCAGCCGTCGCTGATTTCTCACCTCCTCCCCCACGGAGCTGTGCCATGAGTGCCACCCGTCTTCCCGTTCCGCCCGGCAGTGCAGCGCCCGCGTTCTCGCTGCCGGCCACGGCCGACCAGCGCCTGAGCCTGATGGAACTGCGCGGTCATCCGGTGATCCTGTCGTTTTATCCTGCCGACTGGAGCCCGGTGTGTGGCGACCAGCTCGCGCTGTACAACCAGCTGCTGCCCGAGTTCCGCCGCTACGGCGCGCAGCTGGTCGGCATTTCGGTGGATGGGGTGTGGTGCCATGCGGCGTTTGCCGAGACGCGGCATCTGCATTTTCCACTGCTGGCCGATTTCCAGCCCAAGGGCGAAGTGGCGCGCCGCTATGGCGTGTATCGCGAGCAGGACGGCGTGTGTGAGCGTGCGCTGTTCGTGATTGATGCGGAGGGCATTGTGCGCTGGAGCTATGTGTCGCCGCTGGGGATCAATCCTGGGGCGGACGGGATTCTCGAAGCGCTGGAGGCGCTGCGTGGCAACGTGCACACCGATGCGATCGATCCTGCTGTTGTAGAGCGGGGCTCTGCCCCGCTGACGCGCACGGATACCCTCAGCGGGGCAGAGCCCCGCTCTACAAATGCCACCGAAGCCCTCTCATGAGCCGCCTGCTCGTTCCCGTCAGCAGCTTCGACCACATCCAGGGCCCGGAAGATGCGGCCATCACCCTGGTGGAGTACGGCGACTATGAATGCCCGTACTGCGGCGAAGCCTACCCGGTGATCAAGGAAGTGCAGCGCATGCTCGGCAACCGCATGCGCTTCGTGTTCCGCAACTTCCCGATCAGCGAAATTCATCCCAACGCATTGCCAGCGGCGCGCTTCGCCGAGGCCGCGGCGATCGCCGGCCGCTTCTGGGAAGCACACGACCTGCTCTACCAGAACCAGCAGGCGCTGGAGACCGGTGACCTGCTGCGTTACGCAGCACAACTGAAGGTGGATCACACCCTGCTGCAGGCAGCGGCCGAGGGCAACTTCGATCCGCGTATCGAGCGCGACTTCATGGGCGGGGTCCGCAGCGGCGTGAACGGCACCCCTTCGCTGTTCATCAACGGCCGGCGCTATGACGGTCCGCGCGACGTGGAAAGCCTGATCGATGCCCTGGGCGTGGTGGCGTGATGAACGCCGCCTCCCGCCATGTGCGCTCCCTATGGAGTGCGACGCCGGTACATGACGATGCGCTGGGCACCATCCGCCGGCTCACCGCTGATGAACTGCCATTGCTGGAGCGGTTGTCGATCAAACGCCTGCTGCTGGCACCCGGCAGAATCCGCGAGCCGCACTGGCACGCCAACGCCAATGAACTGGGCTACGTGCTGGCCGGCAGCGTGTTGATCACGATTGTGGACAACGCAGATGCAATCAGCACGGTAGGGGTGACTGCCGGGCAGATGTTCCACATCAACAGCGGTGCCTTGCATGCCATCGAGAACGTGGGTGATGGTGAGGCGGAACTGATCATCGTGTTCAGCCATGAACGCCCGCAGGACTTCTCGCTGCATGCGGCGTTCGGGGCGATGTCGAACGCGGTGCTGGGCAACACCTACGATCTGGCCTCGGACGCCTTCGCCCACCTCACGCGCGACACCACGTCACCGTATCTGGTGCAGCGCACGGGGCCGGCCGTGGTGCCGGACGGTGCCGACCGCGCCGACCCGCATCGCTTCGACATCGAAGCGCAATCGCCGCCGGTCGACTTCGCCTATGGCCAGGCGCGGGTATCGCGTACCCAGTTCTGGCCGGCGCTGCGTAATCTGTCCATGTATTCGCTGCGGATTGCCGACGACGGCATGCGCGAGCCGCACTGGCACCCGGACACCGCTGAACTGGGCTATGTGCATCGTGGGCATGCGCGGATGAGCATTCTGGATCCGGACGGTTCGGTGGATACCTATCTGCTGCAGCCCGGGGATGTGTATTTCATACCGCGCGCGTATCCGCACCAGATCGAAGCGCTGGGCGAGGACATTCATTTCCTGGTGTTCTTTGATCAGCCCACGCCGGGTGACGTGGGTTACCGGCTGGCTGCGTCGGCGTTTGCGCCGGGGGTGCTGGCGGCTACGTTCGGGGTGGAGGCAGCGGACCTTCCGACGTTTCCGAAGGTGGTGGAGGATCCGTTGATTGTGAAGCGAAGAAATCCTGTGGACGCCGCGTAGGGACACGCCATGCGTGTCCATGTGAACCCAACATCGCGCGGACACGCATGGCGTGTCCATACACCCGCGCCTTACGCCACTGCAACGGACTCATACCGGTCTCCACCCGGAACATGTAATTGAACGCCGACGCCGACGCATACCCCAGCTCGTGCGCAATCACCGTCGGCGAGCGCCCCTGCGCCAGCCACTCGATCGCCCGCAGCAACCGCAACCGCGTCCGCCACGCACGCAGGTTCATGCCGGTCTCGCGTTCGAACTGGCGCGCCAGCGTGCGCGCCGAGGCCCCCAGCTGCCGCGCCCAGTCGTCCACCCCACGCGCATCCGCCGGCTGGTCGTACAGCGCCTGACACCAGCGCTGCAGGCGCGCGTCCTGCGGCCAGGGCAGATGCCGGGTGTGCTGCGGCTGCCGGCGCAGCTGCGCGATCACCAGCGTGCACAACTGCAGGTAATAGGCGACATCGTGGTCCGGCTGCACCTGGCCCAGCTCCACGATCAACTCGCGCAGCAGCGGCGACACCTCCAGCACCACGCATTCGGTCGGCATGCCCGGTGCCGCTTCGTCACCGATGTACAGATTGCGGAACGCCGCCGCCCCCAGGGCACCGGTGTGGTGCACGGTGCCGGTGGGCACCCATAGCGCCTGCTGCGGCGAGATCACATGGCGGGCGTGCGCGGCCGTAACCTGCAACACGCCTTCGGTCGCGAACACCAGCTGGTTCCAGGCATGCACATGCGGGGGAAAGCGCTCCCCGGCCGCCAGTTCCTGGCTGCGCGCCACCACCGGCCACGACAGCGCCTCCTGAGCGGGAACAGGTACCTCCCGCCAGGTAGGGGAATGGGCGGCGGCGTGGCGACTGATCGACATGATAGGTCATTCTATCGAAAGACAGCCGACCCGACCTGCCCGAGCATGGCCGGACCCTTCCATGGAACCGACCATGTCCGCTCCCCCCGCCCTGCGCCCCTGGCAGGTGATCTGCGCCGGCATCAGCGCGCTGGTGCTCAGCGTGGGCATTGCCCGCTTTGCCTACACGCCGCTGCTGCCGTTGATGCGGGTGGATGCCGGGCTGAGCCCGGCGATGGGCGGCTGGTTGGCCACCTTCAACTACGTGGGCTACCTGCTGGGGGCCCTGCTGGTGGCCCGGGTGGGCGACATGCAGTTGAAGTTCCGCTTCTACCGGGTCGGCCTGCTGCTTGCGGTGGCCAGCACCGCGCTGATGGCAGTGACCACGACGCCCGCAGTGTGGAGCGCGCTGCGCCTGGTGGCCGGGCTGTCCAGCACCGCCGGCCTGCTGCTGGCCTCGGGGCTGGTGCTGAACTGGCTGCTGGCGCACGGGCACCGGCCACGGCTGGGCCTGCACTTCGCCGGGCTGGGGCTGGGCATCGTGGTGTCGGGTGTGGCGACCGGGCTGCTGGCCGGGCATGCCACCTCCAGCGCGCAATGGGGCTGGCTGGGCGCGGTGGGCGCGCTGTTCCTGATTCCGGCGTGGGCGTGGATGCCCGCACCTGCACCCGCTTCGTCCTCCCAGGCGGCCACCGCCCCTGCCCCACCCAGCCGGCGCTGGCGGCAGCTGCTGATTGCCGCGTACTTCTGCGCCGGTATCGGGTTCGTGGTCAGCGCCACCTTCATCGTGGCGATTCTGGAGCAGACCCCGGCCTTCCGCGGGCACGGCAGCGCGGTGTGGATCCTGGTCGGGCTGGCAGCGGTGCCGTCGACGTTCGCCTGGGACCGGGTGGCGTCGGCGATGGGCCTGATTCGTGCCCTGATGCTGGCCTTTGCCCTGCAGGCGGCGTCGTTCGTGCTGCCGCTGCTGGACGACGGGCTGTGGGCCGGGCTGGGCAGCGCCCTGCTGTTCGGGCTGACCTTCGCCGGCATCGTCAGTCTCACCCTCACCGTGATCGGCCGGCATTACCCGCAGAATCCCGCCAAGGCGATGGCAACGCTCACCCTGAGCTACGGCGTGGCGCAGATCCTGGCCCCGGCGATTGCCGGCACCCTGGCACGCAGCAGCGGTTCATACCAGGCGTCGCTGCTGCTGGCAGCGATTGCGATGACGGTGGGCATCTTCCTGCTGGCGGTGATGCCGGACGATGCGCGTGACCATGCTTCGCACTGACTACGCACGCGGCGTTCAATGAATAGCGGTTCATGCGTGCGCCCGACGAACGATCAAACACTTACCCGCGTTCGCACCGTGCCCAGCCATCAATGTGAAATTTTTTTTGCGAAATGCTTGCCCAAATCCGCAGACCTCCGTATAGTTCGCCTCCTCGCCAGCGGCAACGCAGCGATGAAGTGGCCGAGTAGCTCAGTTGGTAGAGCAGGGGATTGAAAATCCCCGTGTCGGCGGTTCGATTCCGTCCTCGGCCACCATAATTTTGAAGGGCTCGCAGAAATGCGAGCCCTTTTTCGTTTTCAGATGAGTTCGCGCTCGATCTGGTACGGAAGATTTCGTAGAGCCGGGCTTGCCCGGCTGCTTTTCATCGAGAGAGCCAAGAGCAGCCGGGCAAGCCCGGCTCTACGGTGTTTCACCTGCCGCCACGTGCAGCGCATCGGCCAGTTGTTCGATGTCCGCACGTTGATGCAGGCGTTCGAGCCAGTGCGCCGGCAATCCGGAAGCACCGTAGAACGCACCTGCCACCTGCCCCACTACAGCCGCCGTGGTATCGGCATCATCACCAAGGTTGGCAGCGGCGAGTACCGCATCGGCAAACGTGTCGGTGGTAGCGAAACACCACAACGCAGCTTCAAGACTCTGCACGACGTAGCCGGTGCCGTGGATCTGATCGCGGGTCTTGGTGCGGTAGCTGCCTTCGGCAATGCCACGAAGACCTTCGCTGCTCACGTCGATCGTTCCCAGATTCAACACGTCATCCTTGCACTGCCCGTGCAGCGCGCGTGCCAGCGCAGTGGCGAACAGACGGCAGGCATCCAGGCACTCTGTGGCGGCATGGGTAGTGCGTGAGCTGAGGACTGCCATTTCCAGCAGATCGGACGCATCCAGGTAGCGCAGCACCACCGGAGCCAGCCGCATGATCGAGCCATTGCCGGCGCTGCGAGAATCATCATTACCGGCGAGCGGTTCGCCGGTGGTCAGGAAATTGTGCAGCGCCCCACGTGTTGCGTTGCCGATATCGAAGCAGGTGCCCGTCGAGCTCCAGTACCCATGCTGGTACCAGTTGACGTAGCGGTTCATCTGGTCGCGCGCGTCGAAGCCACCACGCCGCAC is part of the Stenotrophomonas oahuensis genome and encodes:
- a CDS encoding HigA family addiction module antitoxin codes for the protein MTPTPPLHPGTILLEDFMQPNRLTRRALADALHVSNTRIVSITRGTAAITIDTAIRLGHYFNTSPWFWMNLQVRFDLETAEQQTPAPTERIVPLPHFLDPEVPSAVEVKEWGAW
- a CDS encoding alpha/beta fold hydrolase produces the protein MSTITTSDGVEIFYKDWGPKDAQPIVFHHGWPLSSDDWDNQMLFFLGKGYRVIAHDRRGHGRSSQGSEGHDMDHYVADATAVFDHLDLKNAVHIGHSTGGGQVARYAARAAASRVAKAVLISAVPPIMVKSDKNPGGLPIEVFDGFRSALAANRAQFYVDVASGPFYGFNREGAKVSQGVIDNWWRQGMTGSAQAHYEGIKAFSETDFTEDLKAINVPTLLLHGDDDQIVPIADASELSIKLLKHGTLKVFKGYPHGMCTTHADDINAELLKFIQG
- a CDS encoding response regulator, with translation MNPMYRVAIVDDDDGVRQSLSSLLRSLGYEARTFASASAFLAALQDPPDCLLTDIQMPQMNGDVLQQELLARGCTFPMIFMSAFPTDAIRERVMARGALAFLAKPVDADTLSCYLAQALE
- a CDS encoding response regulator transcription factor; protein product: MNNPALAVVVDDDPSVRDALDSLLRSIGLQTQVLGSPAELLQAALPDLPGCIVLDVRLPGISGLDLQDQLAAQGIHLPIVFMTGHGDIPMTVRAMKAGAVDFLSKPFRDQDMLDAVSAAIERDRQRRQESAARDSLDSRYATLTPREREVMAHVVAGLMNKQVAGVLNLSEITVKIHRGNVMRKMGVRSLADLVRHAEALGVHVTGR
- a CDS encoding PAS domain-containing sensor histidine kinase translates to MFPTSPAIAVALGKPRRTAFRVAAALLTLGIFLIDVLSTLEGAVAVLYVVSVLLVARTGRRGDIMTTALAGIVLTVLAYVDSHGLNHVGAQTFRAVVSLAAIGITAILALQHQNAMQRLGAQARLLDLSHDMIFVRDRFGVITFWNRTAEQVYGWSSEQAVGCVADTLLSTRYPQARESVESTLLSLGSWEGTLEQRTREGEWRVLDSRWVVQRDSRGRITGVLETHTDVTERRRAQDAAMRAQSELAHAMRVATLGELTATLAHEVNQPLMAVVTNGEAGLRWLHRAQPDLQEVDAAITRSVAEARRASEIVKRVRAFLAKSTTVREALAVPALIHESVRLVQHDLNRDAVQLRVEVGSGLPSVHGDAIQLQQVLVNLMINASQAMAGQPHARELHVDAQRGEQGAVVISIRDNGPGIDAAHLETLFKPFFTTKPHGMGMGLAICRSTAEAHGGQLSVHSAPGQGATFRLVLGLAGDAA
- a CDS encoding Dps family protein, producing the protein MNSLANTPDSPLARQRAALNTPTDLGAKATKDIAAALTVLLADVFALYLKTKNFHWHLSGPHFRDYHLMLDEQGEQIFATTDAIAERARKVGGTTLRSIGQIHRIQRLLDNDADYVTAEDMLAELADDNRRLTGFLRGTHGVCSEYNDVATASLIENWIDEAERRSWFLFETTRSRR
- a CDS encoding peroxiredoxin, with translation MSATRLPVPPGSAAPAFSLPATADQRLSLMELRGHPVILSFYPADWSPVCGDQLALYNQLLPEFRRYGAQLVGISVDGVWCHAAFAETRHLHFPLLADFQPKGEVARRYGVYREQDGVCERALFVIDAEGIVRWSYVSPLGINPGADGILEALEALRGNVHTDAIDPAVVERGSAPLTRTDTLSGAEPRSTNATEALS
- a CDS encoding DsbA family protein, yielding MSRLLVPVSSFDHIQGPEDAAITLVEYGDYECPYCGEAYPVIKEVQRMLGNRMRFVFRNFPISEIHPNALPAARFAEAAAIAGRFWEAHDLLYQNQQALETGDLLRYAAQLKVDHTLLQAAAEGNFDPRIERDFMGGVRSGVNGTPSLFINGRRYDGPRDVESLIDALGVVA
- a CDS encoding cupin domain-containing protein yields the protein MNAASRHVRSLWSATPVHDDALGTIRRLTADELPLLERLSIKRLLLAPGRIREPHWHANANELGYVLAGSVLITIVDNADAISTVGVTAGQMFHINSGALHAIENVGDGEAELIIVFSHERPQDFSLHAAFGAMSNAVLGNTYDLASDAFAHLTRDTTSPYLVQRTGPAVVPDGADRADPHRFDIEAQSPPVDFAYGQARVSRTQFWPALRNLSMYSLRIADDGMREPHWHPDTAELGYVHRGHARMSILDPDGSVDTYLLQPGDVYFIPRAYPHQIEALGEDIHFLVFFDQPTPGDVGYRLAASAFAPGVLAATFGVEAADLPTFPKVVEDPLIVKRRNPVDAA
- a CDS encoding AraC family transcriptional regulator, with translation MSISRHAAAHSPTWREVPVPAQEALSWPVVARSQELAAGERFPPHVHAWNQLVFATEGVLQVTAAHARHVISPQQALWVPTGTVHHTGALGAAAFRNLYIGDEAAPGMPTECVVLEVSPLLRELIVELGQVQPDHDVAYYLQLCTLVIAQLRRQPQHTRHLPWPQDARLQRWCQALYDQPADARGVDDWARQLGASARTLARQFERETGMNLRAWRTRLRLLRAIEWLAQGRSPTVIAHELGYASASAFNYMFRVETGMSPLQWRKARVYGHAMRVRAMLGSHGHAWRVPTRRPQDFFASQSTDPPPPSETSEGPLPPPRT
- a CDS encoding YbfB/YjiJ family MFS transporter, whose product is MSAPPALRPWQVICAGISALVLSVGIARFAYTPLLPLMRVDAGLSPAMGGWLATFNYVGYLLGALLVARVGDMQLKFRFYRVGLLLAVASTALMAVTTTPAVWSALRLVAGLSSTAGLLLASGLVLNWLLAHGHRPRLGLHFAGLGLGIVVSGVATGLLAGHATSSAQWGWLGAVGALFLIPAWAWMPAPAPASSSQAATAPAPPSRRWRQLLIAAYFCAGIGFVVSATFIVAILEQTPAFRGHGSAVWILVGLAAVPSTFAWDRVASAMGLIRALMLAFALQAASFVLPLLDDGLWAGLGSALLFGLTFAGIVSLTLTVIGRHYPQNPAKAMATLTLSYGVAQILAPAIAGTLARSSGSYQASLLLAAIAMTVGIFLLAVMPDDARDHASH
- a CDS encoding ADP-ribosylglycohydrolase family protein, producing the protein MDIQDRYRGALLGLACGDAVGTTVEFSPRGSFTPLTDMVGGGPFGLKAGQWTDDTSMAMCLAESLVRRGGFDARDQMNRYVNWYQHGYWSSTGTCFDIGNATRGALHNFLTTGEPLAGNDDSRSAGNGSIMRLAPVVLRYLDASDLLEMAVLSSRTTHAATECLDACRLFATALARALHGQCKDDVLNLGTIDVSSEGLRGIAEGSYRTKTRDQIHGTGYVVQSLEAALWCFATTDTFADAVLAAANLGDDADTTAAVVGQVAGAFYGASGLPAHWLERLHQRADIEQLADALHVAAGETP